GTCAAGGAAGTCCGCGAGGGCTATGAATGCGGTATGTCGTTCGCCAAATATAACGATATCCAGTCGGGCGATGTGATCGAGTGCTTCGAGAACGAGGAAATTGCCGTCGAACTGTAAGACGGTGAGGAACTGAAATGGCGAAGCAACCAGCCAAAGCACCAAGTCAGCGACAGCTCCGCGTGGCGGAAGAAATCCGTCAGGCGCTGTCGCAGGCATTGGAGCGTGGAGACATTTACGATCCGGATCTGACACGGCGCCCGGTAACCATTACGGGTGTCAATCTTTCACCGGATATGCGCAATGCCATGGTATCTTTCACCCCGCTTGGCGGTGGAGAGGCAGAAACGTCGATGAAGGCGTTGATGCGTCAGAAAGGTCACCTGCGCAATCATGTGGCCCACACGGTTCACATGAAATATGTGCCCGCATTGCGATTTGTCGAAGACAAGAGTTTTGATGTCGCTGACCATATTG
Above is a window of Thalassospira sp. ER-Se-21-Dark DNA encoding:
- the rbfA gene encoding 30S ribosome-binding factor RbfA, whose product is MAKQPAKAPSQRQLRVAEEIRQALSQALERGDIYDPDLTRRPVTITGVNLSPDMRNAMVSFTPLGGGEAETSMKALMRQKGHLRNHVAHTVHMKYVPALRFVEDKSFDVADHIGALLRDPHVAQDLVDDRSGDPEDEDD